Proteins encoded together in one Pseudomonas arsenicoxydans window:
- a CDS encoding carbohydrate kinase family protein, with product MVLPRAVVFGEALTDLVQGHPGQWNGYPGGAPWNVARALSRLGVSTAFAGSVSTDSLGDEIVRSSAEAGLDMRFIQRVERDPLVAIVPSSRPPRYFFAGDADLFFDPQQLPDDWTLNAEICHFSCISLARQPLADTLVNVAQRAKRAGKRISFDPNWRNLMGRQYREHTYPTVTALADMIKLSDEDLRHIYPGLTETQAINEIRAINPHAHILLTRGEHGMALHASDSYYEQAAYVVEVADTVGAGDASMAGWLAADLLGISDLQERLRFSAACASVSCRYSGAHAPAMAEVETLLGSVRRT from the coding sequence ATGGTGTTGCCTCGCGCAGTCGTATTTGGCGAAGCCCTGACCGACCTGGTACAGGGTCATCCTGGACAATGGAACGGTTATCCGGGCGGTGCGCCATGGAATGTCGCCCGCGCACTGAGTCGTTTGGGCGTCAGCACGGCATTCGCAGGGTCGGTGAGCACTGACTCACTGGGCGATGAGATTGTCCGCAGCTCGGCAGAGGCAGGTCTGGACATGAGGTTCATTCAACGGGTAGAGCGCGACCCACTGGTTGCCATCGTCCCCTCAAGTCGTCCGCCCAGGTATTTCTTTGCTGGAGACGCCGACCTGTTTTTCGATCCGCAACAGCTGCCGGACGATTGGACCTTGAACGCTGAAATCTGTCATTTCAGTTGCATTAGCCTGGCCCGCCAGCCATTGGCAGACACCTTGGTAAATGTGGCCCAACGAGCGAAACGGGCGGGCAAACGGATCAGTTTCGACCCGAACTGGCGTAACTTGATGGGCCGCCAGTACCGGGAACACACGTACCCGACGGTGACCGCGCTTGCCGACATGATCAAGCTCTCCGACGAAGACCTTCGGCATATCTATCCAGGGCTGACCGAAACCCAGGCAATCAACGAGATTCGTGCAATCAACCCGCACGCACACATCCTGTTGACGCGCGGTGAACACGGCATGGCGTTGCACGCCAGCGACAGCTATTACGAACAGGCCGCGTACGTTGTAGAAGTCGCCGATACAGTCGGTGCCGGCGATGCTTCCATGGCCGGTTGGCTCGCCGCCGACTTGCTCGGGATCAGCGATCTGCAAGAGCGCCTGCGTTTTTCTGCCGCCTGTGCGTCTGTATCGTGTCGTTATTCCGGCGCTCATGCGCCCGCAATGGCCGAAGTGGAAACGTTGCTCGGTTCCGTTCGCAGAACCTGA
- a CDS encoding helix-turn-helix domain-containing protein, protein MTDSRTALFEQRHAELEVILPEPEHCFRWYEHDYPYPLARWNHHPEFEIHLIRQGSGKLVAGDYFGAFGAGHVALIGPDLPHDWIGDLRPGEFLKGRDVVLQFDGAAILALRSTLPELGELQHLFERARRGLEFTGATALQAARLMEDIGPARGLERLILFLQLINTLIKAPVQEAHTLASACYAPTLDDRSSERVHKAFDYLLNELTGDVRLSVIAQRLEMSEPGFSRFFKRVTGHGFIDLMRKLRVQRACRLLLQTEMSVSDICFEVGYENLSNFNRHFRIEMEQTPSEYRRGTAMNLFNRNGLHASLPHSKAHSIVDA, encoded by the coding sequence ATGACTGATAGCCGAACAGCACTTTTCGAACAGCGACACGCCGAACTGGAAGTCATCCTTCCTGAGCCCGAGCATTGCTTTCGCTGGTATGAGCACGACTACCCCTACCCCCTCGCTCGCTGGAACCACCATCCGGAATTCGAAATTCACCTGATCCGCCAAGGCAGCGGCAAGCTCGTTGCGGGCGACTACTTCGGCGCATTCGGCGCGGGTCATGTAGCGCTTATCGGCCCCGACCTGCCCCATGACTGGATAGGCGATCTGAGGCCCGGCGAGTTCTTGAAGGGACGCGACGTTGTGCTGCAATTTGACGGTGCAGCCATTCTGGCGCTGCGCAGCACCCTGCCCGAGTTAGGCGAGCTTCAGCACCTGTTTGAACGTGCGCGCCGTGGCTTGGAGTTCACTGGAGCAACCGCATTGCAGGCGGCGCGATTGATGGAAGACATCGGTCCTGCGCGAGGGCTTGAGCGCCTGATTCTTTTTCTGCAGTTGATCAACACACTCATTAAAGCGCCGGTCCAGGAGGCCCATACACTGGCCAGCGCTTGCTACGCGCCGACCCTGGACGACCGAAGTTCCGAACGCGTCCACAAGGCCTTTGATTACCTGTTGAACGAGCTCACCGGCGACGTTCGCCTGTCGGTGATTGCACAGCGCCTGGAAATGAGCGAGCCGGGGTTTTCGCGTTTCTTCAAACGGGTAACCGGCCATGGCTTCATCGACCTGATGCGCAAACTCAGGGTTCAACGCGCATGCCGACTGTTGTTGCAAACAGAGATGTCCGTGTCGGACATCTGTTTTGAAGTCGGCTATGAAAACCTGTCCAACTTCAACAGGCACTTTCGCATCGAGATGGAACAGACACCGAGTGAGTATCGTCGCGGAACGGCGATGAACCTGTTCAACCGCAACGGTCTCCACGCCTCCCTGCCGCACTCTAAAGCCCATTCAATAGTCGATGCCTGA
- a CDS encoding ABC transporter substrate-binding protein, with protein sequence MKIPQALFLSAGLSFAFVTQAAETITIATVNNGDMIRMQRLSKFFEQQHPDVKLNWVVLEENVLRQRLTTDIATQGGQFDVLTIGTYETPLWGAKNWLEPITALPPEYDLEDIFPSVRQGLSVNNSLYALPFYGESTITYYRTDLFKDAGLSIPEHPTWTQLGEFASKLHQPDKGQYGMCLRGKAGWGENIALLSTMANAFGARWFDEKWQPELTSPEWTAAAHFYVDTLKKYGPPGVSSNGFNETLALFNSGKCAIWVDASVAGSFTTDKEQSKVVDSVGFAPAPMEVTDKGSSWLYAWSLAIPATSKHKDSAKAFITWATSKAYIQLVAEKDGITNVPPGTRRSTYNEAYLKAAPFAQVTLQMMQHADPAHPSVKPVPYVGIQYVTIPEFQAIGTSVGKLFSAALTGQMSVEQALAAAQTSTEREMKRAGYPK encoded by the coding sequence ATGAAAATCCCGCAAGCGCTTTTCCTTTCCGCTGGCCTGTCCTTCGCCTTCGTCACTCAAGCCGCCGAAACAATCACCATCGCCACGGTGAACAATGGCGACATGATCCGCATGCAGCGCCTCTCCAAGTTTTTTGAACAGCAGCATCCCGATGTGAAGCTCAATTGGGTGGTGCTGGAAGAAAACGTCCTGCGTCAGCGCCTGACCACCGACATCGCCACACAAGGCGGCCAGTTCGATGTGCTGACCATTGGCACTTATGAAACGCCTTTGTGGGGCGCCAAAAACTGGCTTGAACCGATCACCGCATTGCCACCGGAGTACGACCTGGAGGACATCTTTCCGTCAGTCCGTCAGGGGCTGTCGGTCAACAATTCGCTCTACGCATTGCCGTTCTATGGCGAAAGCACCATCACGTATTACCGCACTGATCTATTCAAGGACGCAGGCTTGAGCATACCGGAGCATCCGACCTGGACGCAGCTCGGTGAGTTTGCCTCCAAGCTGCACCAGCCCGATAAAGGCCAGTACGGCATGTGCCTGCGCGGCAAGGCCGGCTGGGGTGAGAACATCGCTCTACTCAGCACCATGGCAAACGCTTTCGGCGCCCGTTGGTTCGATGAAAAATGGCAGCCCGAGCTGACCAGCCCAGAGTGGACGGCCGCCGCACATTTCTACGTTGATACCCTCAAGAAGTATGGGCCGCCAGGCGTATCGAGCAATGGTTTCAACGAAACCCTGGCCCTGTTTAACAGTGGCAAGTGTGCGATCTGGGTGGATGCCAGCGTCGCGGGTTCGTTCACCACCGACAAGGAACAGAGCAAGGTCGTCGACAGCGTGGGCTTTGCTCCTGCCCCGATGGAGGTCACCGACAAAGGTTCGTCATGGTTGTATGCATGGTCGCTGGCTATACCGGCAACCTCTAAACACAAAGACAGCGCAAAAGCCTTTATCACCTGGGCGACGTCGAAAGCCTACATTCAGTTGGTTGCTGAAAAAGATGGCATCACCAATGTGCCGCCCGGCACTCGGCGGTCCACCTACAACGAGGCCTATTTGAAGGCCGCGCCTTTCGCGCAAGTGACCTTGCAGATGATGCAGCACGCCGATCCGGCGCACCCGTCCGTGAAACCGGTTCCTTACGTTGGAATCCAGTACGTCACCATTCCCGAGTTCCAGGCGATTGGCACTTCCGTTGGGAAGTTGTTTTCGGCGGCGCTCACAGGGCAGATGTCGGTTGAGCAAGCACTCGCTGCCGCGCAGACCTCCACCGAACGCGAGATGAAGCGCGCCGGTTATCCCAAGTAA